One Mycolicibacterium crocinum DNA window includes the following coding sequences:
- a CDS encoding glycosyltransferase family 4 protein produces the protein MGEDTVVDLLFDVRHINQSGIGTYIKTELPHIQDTVAKYGLSLAVLANQASQPAVRESTRVVLADPADAGMYTGAEQKAWANALSATRPRALWVPHYPYPLALLAPANRGVRSFITIHDTLHIMARHINDQPLHKRLYARAMLALDARRATTIFTPSHATAKTLLDAQPSARVKVSPLGLDEIWFSPVDPALSPVAAPYIVYVGNAKWHKNLIVLLEAFDQVKSAIPHRLVIAGGGESVKTVDGRVEALAARSPDRVVISGRLEFTALRSLVAGADLLVMPSLHEGVGLPPLEAMASHTAVLSSHIPALLETCGDGAEYFDPHDPGELAGLIEKFCSDDDARTELAARGFAHVTARQARISLTATSEAICAELSASRGGLR, from the coding sequence ATGGGGGAAGACACCGTGGTCGACCTACTGTTCGATGTGCGGCACATCAACCAGAGTGGTATCGGGACATATATCAAGACCGAGCTGCCGCATATCCAGGACACCGTCGCGAAATATGGCCTCTCGCTTGCAGTTCTGGCCAATCAGGCCAGCCAGCCGGCGGTCCGGGAGTCCACCCGCGTCGTGCTGGCCGACCCGGCGGATGCGGGCATGTACACCGGCGCAGAACAGAAGGCCTGGGCCAATGCCCTCAGTGCCACCCGCCCGCGTGCGCTCTGGGTGCCGCACTATCCCTATCCGCTGGCGCTGCTCGCTCCCGCGAACCGGGGCGTCCGGAGTTTCATCACCATCCACGACACGTTGCACATCATGGCCCGCCACATCAACGACCAGCCCCTGCACAAGCGGCTTTACGCGCGCGCCATGCTCGCCCTGGACGCGCGGCGGGCCACCACGATCTTCACGCCGTCGCACGCGACCGCCAAGACCCTGCTCGACGCCCAACCCTCGGCGCGCGTGAAGGTCAGTCCGCTGGGGCTCGACGAGATCTGGTTCAGCCCAGTCGATCCCGCGCTCTCACCGGTGGCTGCCCCATACATCGTCTACGTCGGCAATGCGAAATGGCACAAGAATCTGATCGTTCTCCTTGAAGCGTTCGACCAGGTCAAGTCGGCGATACCGCACAGGCTGGTGATCGCGGGCGGTGGTGAGTCGGTGAAGACCGTCGACGGCCGGGTCGAGGCACTGGCCGCGCGCAGCCCGGATCGCGTGGTCATCAGCGGACGACTCGAGTTCACCGCGCTGCGCTCGCTTGTCGCCGGCGCCGACCTGTTGGTCATGCCGTCGCTGCACGAAGGTGTCGGACTGCCGCCGCTGGAGGCAATGGCATCACACACGGCCGTTCTCTCATCGCATATTCCCGCCCTGCTCGAGACGTGCGGAGACGGTGCCGAATACTTCGATCCCCACGACCCCGGGGAACTGGCCGGGCTCATCGAAAAGTTCTGCTCCGACGATGACGCTCGAACGGAGTTGGCGGCGCGGGGATTTGCTCACGTGACAGCTCGGCAGGCGCGGATCTCGCTCACGGCGACGTCCGAGGCCATCTGCGCCGAACTGAGCGCATCCCGCGGTGGGCTAAGGTAG